From Primulina tabacum isolate GXHZ01 chromosome 2, ASM2559414v2, whole genome shotgun sequence, one genomic window encodes:
- the LOC142534848 gene encoding protein CHUP1, chloroplastic-like, whose amino-acid sequence MREEIPSGNRVKASKFADQNQAPKGGNPSNVKVNGNFSRMKSSWSSHIVKGLSAADKKTKTRVLQTTANSNKLPSDDITNQKNQPPVPNSRIKRSLIGDLSCSIYPTQVHPESVESQNKKKSLGSSEDLFLEIDHLRNMLQESKDRELKLQAELSESKKNPSVLELELNKSEIDGLVKKVGSLESEKESLSTQLASLAALVGKQDEILESREYENLSNVEIEVVELKRLNKELQLQKRNLACRISSLEYQLNNLSQVSESDIVEKIKSEISLLRHTNEDLCKQVENLQMSRMNEVEELVYLRWVNSCLRHELHKASTTSCDKPPGLNPVEKSKGSKCLLSLQTDEGSEKNAKTRLYLIKKFKKWPITDQDLLQMKDTDDLINASRSDSQGSARRHSISGSKLCSEDLIVNNRRQSDGFICSKEADKGIEMLVSQKYDLEVGNRSHVYTNCQEISKLAASFDVEKRALRIPNPPPRPSCSGVNEIKEEKSSQNLAQTLPLPPPPPPPPPPPKLMGRSMIGIVKRSPLVVEFYHSLMKRDSRKECLNSGTTDASDVADVRSSMIGEIENRSSHLLAIKADVETQEEFVNFLIREVNSAVYQNIEDVVAFVKWLDDELCFLVDERAVLKHFEWPEKKADTLREAAFIYRDLKMLEHEVSNYKDDLRLQCDVALKKIASLSERMERTVHNILRTRESLIRHCKEFHIPNDWLLDVGIVSKIKFGSVKLASMYMKRVAMELQTKGTSDKDSSLDYMLLQGVRFAFRIHQFAGGFDAETMHAFEELRDLAVVFNTKN is encoded by the exons ATGAGAGAAGAAATTCCATCTGGGAACAGAGTGAAAGCTTCAAAATTTGCTGATCAAAATCAGGCCCCAAAGGGTGGTAATCCCAGTAATGTTAAGGTCAACGGCAATTTTTCAAGGATGAAATCTTCATGGAGTTCTCACATAGTGAAAGGATTATCAGCTGCAGATAAGAAAACCAAAACTAGAGTACTGCAAACCACGGCTAACAGCAATAAATTACCATCCGACGACATCACAAACCAGAAGAATCAGCCACCTGTTCCGAATTCAAGAATCAAGAGGTCTCTTATAGGTGACCTCTCGTGTTCAATATATCCAACGCAAGTGCATCCAGAGTCTGTCGAAAGCCAAAACAAGAAAAAGTCTTTAGGTTCATCCGAGGATTTGTTTCTTGAAATCGACCATTTACGGAATATGCTTCAGGAGTCAAAAGATAGAGAGCTCAAGTTACAAGCTGAGTTGTCAGAGTCGAAGAAAAATCCCTCGGTGTTGGAGCTTGAATTAAACAAGAGTGAAATTGATGGTCTTGTCAAGAAAGTGGGATCGCTTGAAAGTGAAAAGGAGAGCCTTTCTACACAGTTGGCATCTTTAGCTGCGTTAGTTGGGAAGCAGGACGAAATATTGGAAAGCAGAGAATATGAAAATTTGAGTAATGTGGAGATAGAGGTTGTGGAATTGAAGCGTTTGAACAAGGAGCTGCAGCTTCAAAAGAGGAACCTTGCTTGCAGGATTTCTTCCTTGGAATATCAGTTAAATAACCTTTCTCAAGTCTCTGAG AGTGATATTGTTGAGAAGATTAAATCAGAGATTTCTTTGCTACGGCATACCAATGAAGATCTATGTAAACAAGTGGAAAACCTTCAAATGAGCCGAATGAATGAAGTGGAGGAGTTAGTTTACCTGAGATGGGTTAATTCATGTTTGAGACATGAGTTGCACAAAGCCTCTACTACGAGTTGTGACAAGCCACCAGGACTTAACCCTGTTGAGAAGAGCAAAGGGTCTAAATGCTTGTTATCTCTTCAGACGGATGAAGGTTCAGAAAAAAATGCCAAAACAAGGTTATATCTGATcaagaagttcaagaaatgGCCTATTACTGATCAAGACTTGCTACAAATGAAAGACACGGATGACCTTATCAATGCTAGCAGGAGTGATTCCCAAGGTTCAGCACGTCGGCACTCTATTAGCGGATCGAAACTCTGTTCTGAGGATCTGATAGTTAATAACAGAAGGCAGTCCGATGGTTTTATATGCTCCAAGGAAGCGGATAAGGGGATAGAGATGCTAGTTTCCCAAAAATACGACTTGGAAGTAGGCAATAGGTCCCATGTTTATACCAACTGCCAAGAAATTAGTAAGCTAGCTGCTTCATTTGATGTTGAAAAACGCGCCTTACGAATTCCGAATCCTCCTCCTAGGCCTTCATGTTCTGGTGTAAATgaaataaaagaagaaaaatctTCTCAAAATCTTGCACAAACTCTCCCGCTCCCACCCCCGCCCCCGCCCCCGCCTCCGCCTCCAAAGTTAATGGGTAGAAGCATGATCGGAATAGTGAAGCGTTCTCCCTTAGTAGTTGAATTTTACCACTCACTCATGAAGAGGGATTCTAGGAAAGAGTGCTTAAATTCAGGGACAACAGATGCATCAGATGTTGCAGATGTTCGGAGTAGCATGATTGGTGAAATTGAGAACCGGTCATCCCATTTGCTTGCT ATAAAGGCAGATGTTGAGACTCAAGAAGAATTTGTGAACTTCCTGATTCGAGAGGTCAATAGTGCAGTTTATCAGAACATTGAAGATGTAGTGGCATTTGTGAAGTGGCTTGATGATGAACTATGCTTTCTT GTTGATGAAAGGGCAGTTCTGAAGCACTTTGAATGGCCAGAAAAGAAAGCTGACACATTAAGAGAAGCAGCATTCATTTACAGAGACTTAAAGATGTTGGAGCATGAAGTTTCAAACTATAAGGATGACCTTCGTTTGCAATGTGATGTTGCATTGAAAAAAATTGCTTCTCTGTCTGAGAG GATGGAGCGTACTGTGCATAACATTCTCCGAACTAGAGAGTCATTGATCAGACACTGCAAGGAGTTCCACATTCCTAATGACTGGCTACTAGATGTGGGAATCGTGAGCAAG atAAAGTTTGGATCAGTCAAATTGGCCAGTATGTACATGAAGAGGGTTGCCATGGAACTCCAGACCAAGGGAACATCAGATAAGGATTCTTCCTTGGATTATATGTTGCTCCAGGGAGTGAGATTCGCCTTCCGAATTCATCAG TTTGCTGGAGGATTTGATGCAGAAACCATGCACGCATTTGAGGAACTACGAGACTTGGCTGTCGTTTTTAACACAAAAAATTAG
- the LOC142534872 gene encoding protein LIGHT-DEPENDENT SHORT HYPOCOTYLS 5-like encodes MSATSIINQFNSNVFNRSPPPETNIGSQKTASSLSRYESQKRRDWNTFGQYLRNHKPPLVLSRCSGAHILEFLRYLDQFGKTKVHNTTCLFFGHPHPPAPCPCPLKQAWGSLDALVGRLRAAFEENGGTPEANPFGARAVRLYLREVRDSQAKARGIAYEKKKRKKPQKQLEAPMIEELDEDGSGGGIMIMPAGLSGSGRIAVSSRISLPACF; translated from the coding sequence ATGTCAGCGACGAGTATTATAAACCAGTTCAATTCCAACGTCTTTAACAGATCTCCTCCGCCAGAAACCAACATTGGCAGCCAGAAAACAGCGTCTTCACTGAGCCGTTACGAGTCACAGAAGCGGCGGGACTGGAACACCTTCGGGCAGTACCTAAGGAACCACAAGCCGCCGCTTGTGCTTTCCCGCTGCAGCGGGGCGCACATACTTGAATTCCTCAGGTACCTCGATCAGTTCGGGAAAACCAAGGTTCACAACACCACCTGCCTCTTCTTCGGCCACCCTCACCCCCCCGCTCCATGCCCGTGCCCGCTGAAGCAGGCGTGGGGAAGCCTCGACGCCCTTGTGGGCCGCTTACGCGCCGCCTTTGAAGAGAATGGCGGGACTCCGGAGGCTAACCCTTTCGGGGCACGGGCAGTGAGGTTGTATCTGAGGGAGGTGAGGGACAGTCAAGCGAAGGCGAGAGGGATTGCTTACGAGAAAAAGAAGCGTAAGAAGCCACAAAAGCAATTGGAAGCGCCAATGATAGAGGAACTTGATGAAGATGGTAGCGGTGGTGGTATAATGATAATGCCGGCGGGATTATCAGGTTCCGGCAGGATTGCTGTCAGCAGTAGAATTTCTTTGCCTGCCTGTTTTTAA
- the LOC142534829 gene encoding pentatricopeptide repeat-containing protein At1g30610, chloroplastic codes for MMCTVYFSESAIEAIYLINQTRKFNSLHPFKGQNPSIVLAPRRKNQIGITSRSSLTDGGGIVLDKEFEFKPSFDEYLKALESVKTDRDNGSNISSPTKKKSIKKTVQDEKGDDARDNGHEDSRKGASHKKNVFVQEDSRKGASHKNVFVQEDSRKGLKKSPELIKRTLNVSVKNLGAKKSGNGESKMLDLERAAFKSLENVDDFMDRPRISKLDMDERIRKLSKSLNGADIDMPEWKFSQMMRSALIRFSDYSIRRIVQILGELGNWRRVLQLIEWIQSRERFKSHNIRHIYTAALDALGKARRPVEALNLFHVMQGQTASYPDIVAYRCIAVTLGQAGHMKELFDVIDSMRSPPQKKFKTGYLEKWDPRLEPDIVVYNSVLNACVRRKKWEGAFWVLQQISEQSQQPSMTTYGLVMEVMLACEKYNLVHDFFKKVQKAYVPNALIYKVLVNALWREGRTEEAIMAVEEMERRGIVGNASLYYDLARCLCSVGRCNEALKLIDKICKVANKPLVVTYTGLIQACLDSGDVQNGAYVFDRMQKFCMPNLITCNIMIKAFLDHGMFEEAKQLFLSLLENGNFIKHEGDYKVRVIPDIYSFNTMLEACYAKHKWDDLEFVYEQMLKYGHHFNAKRHLRLILDARRAGKDKLLEMTWKHLNITQRVLPPLLILELFCTRLEQRDHGSALNCITNYCVESRLFSRKSWSKFFTENGHRFERSTLMKLVQEMNIVIANNENLVLEQLMKSCEVFLRTQGATTELGELEVASRSHSETAF; via the exons ATGATGTGCACAGTATATTTTTCTGAATCCGCCATTGaagctatttatttaattaaccaGACCCGCAAGTTCAATTCGCTGCACCCGTTTAAGGGGCAGAACCCCAGTATTGTATTAGCTCCGAGAAGAAAGAATCAGATTGGAATTACGTCAAGAAGCTCTTTAACTGATGGGGGTGGGATTGTTCTGGATAAAGAGTTTGAATTCAAGCCATCCTTTGATGAGTATTTGAAGGCATTGGAATCTGTCAAGACGGACAGAGACAATGGTTCTAATATTAGTAGTCCGACGAAAAAGAAgagcatcaagaaaacagttcAAGATGAAAAGGGTGACGACGCACGGGATAATGGTCACGAGGATTCCAGAAAGGGTGCTTCTCATAAGAAAAATGTCTTTGTTCAAGAAGATTCAAGAAAGGGTGCTTCTCATAAAAATGTATTTGTTCAAGAAGATTCAAGGAAGGGTCTGAAAAAGTCGCCGGAACTCATCAAGAGGACGCTGAATGTGAGTGTCAAGAATCTTGGTGCTAAAAAAAGTGGCAACGGTGAGAGTAAGATGTTGGACTTGGAAAGAGCTGCATTTAAGTCACTGGAGAATGTAGATGATTTCATGGACAGGCCAAGAATCTCAAAATTAGACATGGATGAGAGAATTCGAAAGCTCTCTAAGAG TCTGAATGGTGCAGACATTGACATGCCTGAGTGGAAATTCTCTCAAATGATGCGAAGTGCTCTGATAAGATTTTCGGACTACTCCATCCGGAGGATTGTCCAGATTTTGGGTGAGTTGGGAAACTGGAGACGAGTTCTTCAACTCATTGAATGGATTCAATCACGTGAGCGCTTCAAATCTCACAACATACG GCATATCTATACTGCTGCACTTGATGCCCTTGGAAAAGCAAGGAGGCCAGTGGAAGCACTAAATCTCTTTCACGTTATGCAG GGGCAAACGGCCTCTTACCCTGACATCGTGGCATATCGGTGCATTGCTGTCACTCTTGGACAAGCGGGGCATATGAAGGAACTATTTGATGTTATTGATTCGATGCGATCTCCTCCACAAAAGAAGTTTAAAACTGGATATCTTGAGAAGTGGGATCCACGATTAGAACCTGATATTGTTGTCTACAATTCT GTGCTTAATGCTTGTGTACGGCGTAAGAAATGGGAAGGGGCCTTCTGGGTCCTACAGCAAATAAGCGAACAAAGCCAACAACCTTCAATGACAACATATGGACTAGTTATGGAG GTAATGTTGGCCTGTGAGAAGTATAACTTGGTCCATGATTTTTTCAAGAAAGTACAAAAGGCATACGTACCAAATGCTTTGATATATAAAG TTCTTGTGAATGCTTTATGGAGGGAAGGTAGAACTGAGGAGGCCATAATGGCTGTTGAAGAGATGGAGAGACGAGGAATAGTTGGTAATGCTAGTTTGTACTATGACCTTGCTCGCTGCCTCTGTAGCGTGGGAAGGTGCAACGAAGCGTTAAAGCTA ATTGACAAGATATGCAAAGTTGCAAATAAACCACTTGTGGTAACTTACACTGGTTTAATTCAAGCGTGTCTGGACTCTGGAGACGTTCAAAATGGTGCATATGTCTTTGATCGGATGCAGAAGTTTTGTATGCCGAATTTGATAACATGTAACATAATGATTAAAGCTTTTCTGGACCATGGAATGTTTGAAGAAGCCAAACAATTGTTTCTGAGCTTATTGGAGAATGGAAACTTTATCAAGCATGAAGGAGATTATAAAGTTAGAGTCATACCAGATATCTATTCATTCAACACAATGTTGGAAGCATGCTATGCGAAACACAAATGGGATGATCTTGAGTTTGTATATGAGCAGATGCTGAAATATGGTCACCACTTCAATGCAAAACGTCATCTTCGCCTAATCTTGGATGCCCGTCGTGCTGGAAAg GACAAGCTACTGGAAATGACTTGGAAGCACTTGAATATAACTCAACGGGTTCTCCCCCCTTTGCTCATCTTAGAACTGTTTTGCACAAGACTGGAACAGCGTGACCATGGTTCTGCTCTCAACTGTATTACTAACTATTGTGTTGAGTCACGTCTGTTTTCTAGAAAGTCATGGTCAAAATTTTTCACGGAAAATGGGCACCGGTTTGAGAGGTCCACTCTCATGAAGTTGGTGCAAGAGATGAACATCGTCATAGCTAATAACGAAAACCTTGTACTCGAACAGCTAATGAAATCTTGTGAAGTCTTCTTGAGGACCCAAGGAGCAACAACAGAACTCGGGGAACTAGAAGTGGCTAGCAGGTCTCATAGTGAAACTGCTTTTTAG